A window of Gemmatimonadales bacterium genomic DNA:
GCGCCGAGGGCGCGGGCCACCCGCCGCGTGATGTCGCGCATCGCGCCCGCGCGGTCGCCGCCGTAGCGCCGCTCGATCATCCGCGTCACCGCGAGCCCCACCCGCTTCACCTCGACGTCTCGGAAAGCGTCCACCGGCGTGCCGTCGCTGGTGATGAGCATGTCGCTTCGCGCCAGCCGGCGCAGCGTCGGCGCGTCCGAGCGTGCCCCTGCGCGCCGCGCCAGCCGCACCGCTTCGGCGTCGGCCGCCGCCCGAACCGCGGCGTCGATGGAGCGGAACCCCAGCTTGTGGTAGAACCAGAACGAACCGGCCTCGATCCCCTCGGGGTTCTCGTGGCCCAGCTGGTAGCGCCGCATGATGAACTTGCGCGCGCCGAAGTGATGATGGAAGAGCGACGCGAACCGCGCGAACACGTACGGCGATTCCCCGGCGCGATAGGTCGGGAAGATGTTGATGCCGATGTCCGCGCGGTCGAAGAGGAGGACGGCGTACCCGTAGCCTAACGGGACCCCGTTCTTGACCAGCAGCGCGCCGAAGTCGCTCTCGAGCGTAAGCCGCTCGGGCCGCGCGAGACCGATGACGTAGATATCGAGCCCGCGACCCGCGTCCACGCGATAGACCTCGTCGCGGTTGGCGTGCACGATGACGTGGAACTCGCGCTCGCGCTGGGAGAGGGCCGCGCGCGCGGCGTGGATGATCCGGTCGGCACGGGCCGGGGCCAGAGCCTCCAGCTCGCCGATCGGCTTGCGCACCTCCGCGGCGAAGTCCGCCGGCCGCTCGCGCAGCAGCTCCCGGTGATAGAACACCCGCCGCACCGGGAGGCGCGCATGCGTGATCGCGTCTCGGCAGCCGGCAAGATCCCAGACCAGCGGCAAGCTCAGGCTTTCGAAGAGGTGCCGCTCCAGCGGCGGCGGGAAGCCCCTAGCGCGCAGCGTTCCCAGCAGCCACGCCACGTCCGTCCGCCGATCGCCCTTCTTCGCCCACCTCACCCAGTCCCACGACGGCACGTCGTCATCATCGAGACCCTCGTTCTCCGCCCACACTACGCACAGCGAGAGCATGGCCGCGATCTCGTCCCAGGTGTGCCGCTGGTACGCCTGCCAGTCTATCTCCACCGCCCGGCCGTAGCTCTCGCAGAGCCAGCGCGTCATGGTGTGGTTGAACGGGTAGCGATAGGTCGTCCCGGCGATGCCGGTGTTGGCGAGCTGGTCACGAAAGCGCCGCGCCCGAGCCTCGAATCTCTCCAGTTCGTTCAGCGTGCGGCGCAGCTCCGCCGCGTTCCGCGGGAACGCACGTCTGAAGCAAAGCAGCTCGTGCCGGGCCTCGAGGTCCTCCGCTGTCACGCTAGGCGCACTCGCGCTCGACCGCGGCGCGGAAGAGGCGCTGGAGCTGGTCCGTCACCGGCCGCTCCGCCGGCAGCGCGCGGCCCTGTACGTCATGGATGCTGCCCACTTCGTGGACCGTGCTCGCGACGAACAGCTCCTCCGCCCGATGTATCTCGTGCTCGTAGATCGGCACCTCCCGTACCGGGATCCCCTCGGTGCGGCAGAGCTCCAGGACCAGCGCGCGCGTGATGCTGGGGAGGATGTAGTTGGAGAGCGGCGCCGTCCGCACTTCGCCCTCGAACACGCCAAACAGGCTGCTCAGCGTCCCCTCGAGCACCACGCCGTCGCGGACCAGCAGCGCCTCGTGCGCGCCGGACTCGACCGCGCGCTGGTGCGCCAGCACGTTCGCCGTGAGAGCCGTGACCTTGATGTCGCAGCGCGACCAGCGCACGTCGGGGACCAGGATGACCGAGAGCCCCGGGTCGCTCCATGCAGCCGGCGGCTCGAAAGCCCAGGTCCGCCCGTAGATCGTCGCCTTCACGTCCGGCGGCGGGAATGCGTGCGAGCGCGGCGCGACGCCGCGCGTCACCTGGATGTAGACCAGCGCGTTGCTCCCCCCGAGGTCGTTCTCGGCGATGAGCTGCGACGGCAGCTCCTTGAGCGGCGAGAGGTACGCACCGATGCGCAGCTCGCCCAGGCTGTATGCCAGCCGCGCGAAGTGTTCCTCTATGCGGAACGGCAACCCGCGGTACGCGCGTATCACTTCGTACACGCTGTCGCCGAACAGGAACCCGCGGTCGAGCGGGCTGATGAGCGCCTGGTCCTCGGGCATGAAATGCCCGTTGAGATAGACGACGGTCATAGCGTCAGCGTCCTCGCCAGATCTTCCAGTGGGCCTGCACCTCTCCGCCGCGCACCACGACGTATTCGTCGAACAGGGCGGCGGTGAGGCACGAGTGGTTGGGCACTACCCGGATCTTCTCGCCCACGGCGAAGCGGCCTTCCACGTCCGCCGGGCCCGCGCCCGCAATGATACCGTGCTCCTGCGACACCGACTTCAGGTTGACCCGGTCCTCGACGGTCATCCCCGCCAAGTCCTTCGCCACCGGGCCCAGGCCGCGGCCGCGCGCCTGGTCCGACGGGCCGAGGTCCTTGGACATCGAGAGCGCG
This region includes:
- a CDS encoding aminotransferase class IV, whose translation is MTVVYLNGHFMPEDQALISPLDRGFLFGDSVYEVIRAYRGLPFRIEEHFARLAYSLGELRIGAYLSPLKELPSQLIAENDLGGSNALVYIQVTRGVAPRSHAFPPPDVKATIYGRTWAFEPPAAWSDPGLSVILVPDVRWSRCDIKVTALTANVLAHQRAVESGAHEALLVRDGVVLEGTLSSLFGVFEGEVRTAPLSNYILPSITRALVLELCRTEGIPVREVPIYEHEIHRAEELFVASTVHEVGSIHDVQGRALPAERPVTDQLQRLFRAAVERECA